The region CACTGCGGGCGGACGTCGTCCATGCGGCGTCGAGCAGGGCGTTGACGATCGACGTACCGATGCCTGACCGCGGTGACCCGGGACGATACCCAACCGTGTCATCCACGCCTGCCATTCCGCGCGCCCAGCATACCCAACCCGATCAGTTCGCCCCAGCCATCAATCGCCACGACCGATTTGTCGAGGCAATGTCTTAGACGTGAGCATGCTCCTGCAAGCGCGGCCC is a window of Candidatus Flexicrinis affinis DNA encoding:
- a CDS encoding GNAT family N-acetyltransferase, which produces MDDTVGYRPGSPRSGIGTSIVNALLDAAWTTSARSVSLEIICGNDAARALYDRAGFVKQA